AGAATAGGGCGGAAAGCGGGCAGCGTAGACCGACCTTCGCGCGACTGGTCGTCGGGTGCGACCGGGCGCGGGTGTCCCGTGAACCTCGAGGAGCGGCGCCATGAGCTTTCGGAAAACACCACGGGGTACGCGCGGTAAGCCCGCGATGACGGCCAATCCGGTCAGCCGGGCCGTGATGAAGGGGATGGAACGGTTCCATCATTGGCGCGGTGACCGATTCCAGGGCATGGATCTGCTGTATCTGACCACCGTCGGCGCGAAGTCGGGTGCACGACGCCGGGTGAGTGTGGCCCGGTTCCCCGACGAGAACGGCTGGCTGGTCGTGGCGTCGATGGCGGGCTCGCGCGACAATCCGGCGTGGTATCACAACATCGCCGCCCACCCCGACCAGGTGTGGGCCGAGGTGGGCGGGCGCGAATTCCCGGTGCGCGTCGAGCAACTCGAGGGTGCGGCGCGGGATGCGGCCTGGAACCGCATCTGTGTCGAACAACCGCGGTTCCACGGATACGAGCAGAAGACCGATCGGGTCATGCCCGTCCTGAAGCTCACCCCGAACGCCGACCAGCCGCCCGGACGCGGTCAGCCCAGATAGCGAACGATGTTCTCCGCCACGCAGGCCGGCTTGTCGGCGCCTTCGAGCTCGATGGTCACGGTGCGGACCGCCTGCACTCCGCCGGGGATGTCGTCGACCGAGTCCAGGCGCACGCGCGCCCGGATCCGCCCGCCCGCCGGCACCGGGGTGATGAAGCGAACCTTGTTGAGCCCGTAGTTGATTCCCATCCGGATGCCCGACACCGTGGTGGCCTCGTTGGCCAGCGGCACCAGCAGCGACAGGGTGAGGAATCCGTGCGCGATGGTACCGCCGAAGGGGCCCTGCGCCGCCTTGTCCGGGTCGACATGAATCCACTGGTGGTCACCGGTGGCCTCGGCGAACAGGTCGATGCGCTCCTGATCGATGCGCATCCAGTCGCTGGTGCCGAGTTCGGTGCCCACCGCCGCCCGGAATGCCTCCAGATCAGCGAAATCGGTCATGCGATTTCCCTTCGCGGTGTGTGCGCGTCGAGTACACGGTCCGACAATACCTTTCGGCCACCCGGCGCGATCGGGGCTCGCGAGCGGGCCGCGGCATCGCGTTCACAGCCCCATATCCTTGGCGATGATCATCTTCATGACCTCGCTGGTGCCGCCGTAGATGCGATTGACCCGGTTGTCCGCGTACAGCCGGGCGATCGGATATTCGTTGATGAAGCCGTATCCGCCGTGCAGCTGCAGGCAGCGGTCGATGACGCGAGCGGCGACCTCGGTGCAGAACAGTTTCGCCGAAGCGGCGTCGGCGGCGGACAGTTCCCCGGCGTCGAGCGCGTCCAGCCCCCGGTCGACCACGGCCTGGGCCGCGTCGACCTCGGCCCGGCATGCGGCGAGCTCGAATTTGGTGTTCTGGAATGTGGCCACGGGCTTGCCGAAGACAGTGCGCTGCTCGGTGTACTCCTGCGCGAAGCGGATCGCGGCCGCGGCCTGGGCGTACCCGCCGACGGCGATGGACAGCCGCTCCTGCGGCAGGTTCTGGCCGAGGTAGGAGAACCCCTTGTTCTCCTCGCCGAGCAGATCGGCGACCGGCACCCGTACATCGGTGAAGTTCAGCTCGGCGGTGTCGGAGGCCCGCAGTCCGAGCTTGTCGAGTTTTCGGCCGATGCCGAAGCCCGGCGAGGTGGTGTCGACGACCAGCAGCGAGATGCCGAAGCGCCGATCGTCGGCGCGCGGCGGCGCGGTACGCGCGCACACGATTACCCGGTCGGCATTCACCCCACCGGTGATGAAGGTCTTGGCCCCGTTCAGCACATAGTGCGTACCGTCCGCGGAAAGCTGTGCGGTGGTGCGCATTCCGGCCAGATCGGAGCCGGTTCCCGGTTCGGTCATGGCGATGGCGAACATGATCCGCCCGGCGGCGAAGCCGGGCAGCCACCGCTGCTTCTGCTCCGGGGTGGCGAGTTTCTTCAGATACGGCAGGCACAGCCCGACGTGCACGCTGGATCCGCCGAAAGATACTCCGGCACGGTTCATTTCCTCGATGACGACGGCCTGGAACTTGAACGAGTCGATACCCGCGCCGCCGTATTCCTCGGGCACCTCGATACCGAAGACGCCGAGTTCGGCCAATTTGCCATAGAACTCGCGCGGCACGATTCCGGCGTGGTACCAGTCGTCGAATACGGGCACCACTTCGGTTTCGATGAAGGTACGCAACGTCTTGCGGAACGCCTCGTGGTCGGCGCCGTAGCTGGTTCTGCGCATGATTGTTCTCCTGCTGGTGTCGTCTAGAGCCGGCGTCCGCCGTCGACGTAGATCGTCTGACCGGTGATGAACGAGGATTTCTCGGAGCTCAGGAAGGCCACCGCGTTCGCGATATCGGCCGGAAGCCCGACGCGGCGGACCGGGGTGACCGCCGCCGTTTTCGCCTGCAGCTCCTCGGGAGTCACTCCCACCCGCGCCGCGGTGGACGCGGTCATTTCGGTGACGATGAAACCGGGTGCGACCGCGTTGACGTTGATCCCGAACGGGCCCAGCTCGATGGCCAGCGTGCGGGTCAGGCCCTGGATGCCCATCTTGGCGGCGGAATAGTTGGCCTGGCCGCGGGTGCCGAGCGCGGACACGCTCGAGGTGTTGACGATAGCGCCGGAGCGGCGCGCCACCATGTGCCGTTGGGCCGCACGGCAACACAGGAAGGCACCGCGCAGATGGACCGACATGACCGTGTCCCAGTCGGCGGCCGACATCTTGAACAGCAGATTGTCCCGCAGCACGCCCGCGTTGTTGACCAGGATGTCGAGCGAGCCCAGGTCGGCGGCGACACGGTCGAATGCCGTGTCCACCGCCGCCTCGTCGGTCACATCGCAGGCCAGCGGGATTGCCACTCCCCCGGCGGCGGAGATGGACTCGGCGGTGGCCCGGCAGGCCTGCTCGTCGAGGTCGGCGACGGCGACGGCGACGCCGTCGGCAGCCAGGCGGGCCGCGGTGGCGGCGCCGATACCCCGGGCGGCCCCGGTGACGACGGCGACTCTGCGCTGATCTGTCATCTTTCCTCCTGCACGCGAATCCGCCGAGTACCGGATGCGCTTAACCGAACACTGTTAGGAACCTGCCGCCACGATAAACTAACAACGTTCGGTTCTTCAAGCCCCTCGGTGACCGGGGTGTAGTTTGACTTCGGCATCGGACAGATCTGCGCAGCGAAAGGAGGTGGCCGGTATGCCGCGACCCCGGGTACCGCTACTGAGCCGGGAGCGCATTCGCGACGCGGCCCTGGAGTTGATCGACCGCGACGGCCTGCCGGAGCTGTCGATGCGCAAACTGGCCGCCGAACTGGGCGTTCAAGCGGCCTCGCTGTACGGGCACTACCCCACCAAGGACGATCTGCTCGACGATATCGCCGGCGGCATCATGTCCGGTGTCGATGCCTCGGCCTTCGACACCGGCGACTGGCGCACCGGCCTGATCTTCTGGGCGCGCTCCTATCGCGCCGCCCTGGTCCGCCACCCCAACTTCGTCCCCTATCTCGCCACCGCGCCGGGAAAGAGCGACGCGGCGCTGCGGGCCGCCGATGCCGTCCACGGCGGGCTCGTGGGCGCCGGCTGGCCGCCCCGGCAGGCCACCATGATCGGCGCGGCGACCCGGTATGTGGTCATGGGCTCGACCGTCGGCTCGTTCTCCCGCGGCTTCGTCGACGACGTGCAGGTCTATCGTGACCGCTACCCCCACCTGGAACAGGCGCATCTGCTCCGTGCCAAGGCCGACGAAATCGATGCCGAGAGTTTCGAATTGGCGCTGGAGTCGTTCGTATCCGGTCTCGAGATCCGCTTCGCCGCCATCGAGGAGCGCCGGGCCCGCCGCCGCGAGAAATCGGGCGGGGCCTGATCACCACCGGACAGCAGATCACCCGGCGCCGATTCGGCGCCGGGTGATCTGCTGCGTCGCTGTGAATACCGTCAGATATCGGCGAATTCGGCGCGGACCTGATCCTCGGTCAGGCCGTAGTCGGCGAGGGAGTACCGGTGCGACGGTTTGCGGTCGCCGGATCTACTCTCCTCGTCGAGGGCCCGCATGGCCGAACGGGCTCCCTCGGTGTAGTCCAGTCCGAAGGTCGAGTAGATCTTCTCGACCGTGCCGAACGGGTCCGCGCGCAGATCGTCGAACTGGATGTCGAGGAACTGCGCGGGGTTGTAACGGGCTCGGGCCGTGGTGAATTCACGCAGTCCGCGGGTCCACAACTCGAGCTGGGTGCGGCCGATCGTCTCCCCGACGAAGGCGTTCGACCAGCCCTTGGTGGCCTGTTCGGACAGACTGCAGGAGGAGCCGACGATGGTCACCGGATCACGGTGGGTCTGGATGATCAGCGCATCCGGGTAGACCGACATCAACGCGTCCAGTGCGAACAGGTGGCTGGGGTTCTTGAGCACCCAGCGCCGATCGTCGCCGAGCCCGATCAGCTGCAGATTCTTGCGGTGGCGCTGATAGGCGTCGGTCCACTGCTGGGTCCGCAACCACGCCGAATACGTCGGCAGATAAGCCAGCGATTCGTAGGCGATGGACTTCACGGTCTGGCGCAGCAACTGCCAGCATTCCTCGACCTCGGCGGCACTCATGTAGTGCAGCCCCATGAATTCCGGATTGTCGATGTGATGCTGGGCGAACCCCGCGTCGATCTGCCGATAGACCGGATTGTCGGCCCACGTCTCGCGCGGCGGGCGCGGCTGCGGCAACTCGGTCAGCCACATCTCCAATGCCTGGTGCTGCGGATCGGCGGCCAGCAGCCGATGCAACGCCGTGGTTCCGGTGCGGGGCAGGCCGGTGACGAAGATCGGGCGGGAGATCGCGGTGTCGGCGTAGCCCGGATTGGCCCGCCACGACGCCTCGCTCAATGCCCGCGCGACCAGTGCGCCGCGCAGGAAGTAGCGGTTCATCTTGGAGCCGAGTTCGGTGAGATCGGCGTCGCGCCGATAGGAATCGAGCAGCACCCCGAGTGCTTCGAGGTAGTCGTCGGCGCCGAAGTCGGTGAGTCCACACGCCTTGGTGGCGGAGGCGTGCAGATCCTCGATGGTCCCGACGGTGGTACGAGCGGTCATTACGTGTCCTTACTCAAAGTTCTTGGCCCGCCTCGATTTTGGAGCGACGGGGGGAGGGAGCGCGGCGACTGACCGGAGGAGTGAAAAATCGAGGCACAGGGGGCCACGAACACGCGGTGCCGGAGGCTCCGCCGAGTCAACGGTGGTATTCACCGCAGTTGACGTCGAGGGTCTGGCCGGTGATGGCGCTGGCCCAGTCGGAGGCGAGAAAGACCACGGCCCTGGCGATCTCGTCCGGCTCGGGCAGGCGTTTCAGGTCCGAGCGCGATGCCGTCTGCTGATACACCTGGTCGACGGTGATCTCGTACTTCTCGGCGACTTCGCCGAAATACCATTTCAGCTGATCGGCCCAGATGTAGCCCGGCGCGACGCTGTTGACCCGGATCCCCTTGGCGCCCAATTCGGTCGCCAATGTCTGCGACATGGCCAGCAGCGCCGATTTCGCGACCTTGTAACTGCCGTAACGGGGTTCGGAGTGCCGCAGCACCGACGAGTTGATCATCACCACGGCGCCGCGGGTCTTGGCCAACTCGTCGGTGAAGGCCTGAGTGGCCCGCAGGGTGCCCAGCACCGTCAGGTCCAGGCTGTCGCTGATCTGCTGGAAGTCGGTGCGCTCCAGCGACTTCATCGACGGCATGGCGAAGGCGTTGTTGATCAGAGCGTCGACCCGGCCGAAGGTCTCGACCGTGCGCTCGACGAGAGTGACCACCGCGGTGTCGTCGGTGATATCGGTCGGCACGGTCAGGCTGGTTCCGCCGGCCGCCTCGATCTCGTCCGCCACCTCCCGCAGCCGGGATTCGGTGCGCGCCGCCAGCACCACCTTGGCACCGGCCGCGGCAGCCTGCACACACAGTGCCCGGCCGAGACCGGGGCCGACGCCGCTCACCACGACCACCTTGTCGGCCAGCAGACCGTTACCCGCGCTCATCCGAGCATCCGATCGGCGAAACCGCGCTGCCGGTCGGCGATGCGTTCGCGCCAGCCCTCGGCATCGATACGGTTGAGTTCGTAGTGCGGCAAGTGCGCGGCGACCTCGTCGAACGGCACCAGGGCGAACCGCGGCCCGTCCTCGGGAGTCAACTCGCGAGCGACGCGCTGCCACCGGAACTGCAGGATGCCGCGCCGGCGGCCGGTCGTCTCGACCCAGTTGGCGATACCGGGGTTTCGCGCCGAGACGACGAGCCGGATCATGCCGTCGGGATCGACCTGCGACTGCGCGCTGTTGAGGCTGGTCTGGTGGTTGACGTAGTCCAGTGAGATGTACCAGCGACTGCCGAGCTGGAAACCCTGGTACGGCGCGTCGGATTTCGGCACGGTGATGACCAGCGCCTGATCGTCGTCGAGATCGAAATGGCCGACCGAGGAGTACTGGGTGCTCAGCCCGCCGGGCGTCTTGCGCGGTTCGGTCAGGGTGTTCACCGGCAGGTCCAGATAGAACCACTTGGGGAAGTTGAACCAGGTGTGGATGCGCTGGACCAGTGCCCGCGCCGCGGCGCGATACCGCTTACGCAGCTGTTCGACACCGGGTGCGGCGGCGGCGGTGCCGACCGTGTCGACGCGCTCGATGCGGATGCTGCCCTTGGTCTCCGCGTTCCAGTCGCCGTACACCTCGCGTACCGCCAGCATCGAGGCGCCCTCGCCGAGCACGAAATAGTTCGGTCCGGCATCGGCCTTCGGCGGGCCGAAGCGCAGTTGATAGCTGCCGTCCTCGGCGATCTGCAAACGGCGGTCGTCGAAGGCGTCGTCACCGTTGGGCACATCGGTGGCGGTGTAGTCGCCACGCAGCACTTGGAAGCTCAGATCGACGGTGCTGCCGCGCACACCGGTGAGCAGATACTCCGCGCCGGGCTCGACATTGGCGTGGTAGTACAGCGTATCCGGGTTGTCCAGGCCCATCTTCGCGTGCGGTCCGGTGGAGCTCACGAAGTACGGGTGGCTGGTGCCGTGCGTGCCGGACAGCTGCAGGCAGGCCGCGATACTGCCGGCCAGGTAGTCGTACCCTTCGGCGAGGTCGGACTCGTCGTGGATGAAATCCGCTGCCGCGATCAGTTTCTCCGCCTCGGCGATCGCGGCGGTGAACGGCGCGGTGAGCGATGCGCCGCCCGGAAGCCCGTTCCCCGCCTGGGTTTCGGCTCCCGGTGATGATCCTGTCGATGTACTCATTGACGTCCTAGCGTGTTGTGCGGGCAGTGCTGACTGGGTTTCACAGTCTCAGTTCGCGGCGGATCAGGGCCGCGATTTCGGTGGGTGTGCCATGGTCGGGCGTGATCACCAGCTCGGCCTCCGCGGGCCGCTCGTAGGGCGAGTCGATCCCGGTGAACTCCGGCAACTGCCCGGCGCGGGCCTTGGCGTAGAGCCCCTTCGGATCCCGGCTCTCGCACACCTCGAGCGGGGTGTCGACGAAGATCTCGTGGAAATCCAAACCGCTCGCCGCGTGCACCCCGCGTGCCTGTTCACGCTGATCGGCGAACGGACTGATCACCGAGACGATCGCGATCAGGCCGGCATCAGCGAACAGCGAGGCGACCTGCGCCACCCGGCGGATGTTCTCGCGGCGGTCGTCGTCGGTGAACCCGAGGTCGGCATTGAGCCCGTGCCGCAGGTTGTCGCCGTCGAGCCGGTAGGCCGGTCGGCCCGCGGCCACCAGCTGTCGTTCCAACTCCACGGCGATGGTGGACTTTCCGGAGCCGGACAGCCCGGTCAGCCAGACCGTCGCCCCGGCGTGCGGGCGCTCACCGCGCCCGACCGACGAGCTGTGCCAGACGACGTCCTCGCGTACCACCGCCGGTGCCGCCGAGGTGCCGGGTGCGGCCTCGGGGCCGGTATCGCGGGCCAGGATCATCCCGGCGGCCACGGTCTGGTCGGTGGCCTCGTCGATCAGGATGAAACTGCCGGTGCGGCGATTGTCGCGATAGCTGTCGACCATCAGGGGCCGCTGGCTGCGCAGGGTGAGGCGGCCGATGTCGTTGAGCGCCAAGCCGTCCGCGTCGGTGACGCGGTGCAGGGTATTCACATCCAGCCGGTAGCCGAGGTCGTGGACCTGCACCCGGGTGGTCTGGGCGGCGGTGCGAATCGTGTAGCGCGCATCCGGGCGCAGTGCGGTGTCCTCGGAGAACCAGCACACCATCGCGTCGACCTCGGTGGCGATATGCGGCCGGTTACCCGGGCGGGCGAGCATATCGCCACGACCGACGTCGACCTCGTCGTCGAGCTCGACCGACACCGCCATCCCGGTGAAGGCCTCGTCCACCTTGACCCCGCCGGGGCCCCAGATCCGGGCGACCTGCGCCGACTTGCCGGACGGCAGCACCACCACCTCGTCACCGGGTTTGAAGATGCCGCCCGCCACGGTGCCGGCGTAGCTGCGATGCGCGGCATCGGCCGTATGCGGGCGGATGACGTACTGCACAGGCAACCGGGCGTCGATCAGATTGCGGTCGGAGGCGATGTGCACCTGCTCGAGGTGGCGCAGCAACGGCGGGCCCGGATACCACGGAGTGTGTTCGGAATCGGTCACCACGTTGTCGCCGTGCAGGGCCGACACCGGAACGAAGCTCAGATCGCCGACGTTGAGCTTGGCCGCGAAATCGGCGAATTCGGAACGGATCTCGTCGAAACGTTCGGCGGACCAGTCCACCAGGTCCATCTTGTTCACGCACACCACCAGGTGTGGCACCCCCAGCAGCGAGGCCAGAAAGGCGTGGCGGCGAGTCTGTTCCACGACCCCCTTGCGGGCATCGACCAGGATCAGCGCCAGGTCCGCGTTGGACGCGCCGGTCACCATGTTGCGGGTGTACTGCACGTGCCCGGGAGTGTCGGCGATGATGAACTTGCGCCGGGGCGTGGTGAAGTACCGATAGGCGACATCGATGGTGATGCCCTGCTCGCGTTCGGCACGCAGCCCGTCGGTCACCAGCGCGAGATCGGTGGCGCCGTCGCCACGCTGAGCGCTGGCGCGTTCGATGGCGGCCAGTTGATCGGAGAACAGATTCTTCGAGTCGTAGAGCAGCCGGCCGATCAAGGTGGATTTGCCGTCGTCGACGCTGCCCGCGGTCGCCAGGCGTAACAGATTGCGGCTCATCAGAAGTAGCCCTCCCGCTTGCGGTCTTCCATCCCGGATTCGGAGATGCGGTCGTCGGCGCGGGTGGCGCCGCGTTCGGTCAGCCGGGTGACCGCGGTCTCGGCGATCACGGCCGCCGGATTGTCGGCCTGGCTCTCGATGCAGCCGGTGCAGGTGGCATCACCGACGGTCCGGAAGCGCACGGTCGCGTCGAAGACCGGCTCACCGGCGCCCGGTGTGAGGAAGGGATTGGCGGCCAGGAGCATGCCGTCGCGCCGGAACACCGGGCGGCGGTGCGCGTAGTACAGCGGGGGCAGTTCGACCGCTTCCCGATCGATGTACTCCCAGATGTCGAGTTCGGTCCAGTTCGATAGCGGGAAGACCCGGATATGCTGGCCCGCACGGTGTTTGCCGTTGTAGAGGTTCCAGACCTCCGGCCGCTGCGCGCGCGGTTCCCAGGCGCCGAACTCGTCCCGGAAGCTGAACACCCGCTCCTTGGCGCGCGCCTTCTCCTCGTCCCGGCGCGCACCACCGAATACGGCGTCGAAGCGATGTTCGGCGATGCCGCGCAGCAGGGTCGTGGTCTGCAGCCGGTTGCGGCTCTCGCCCGCGCGCTCGACCACGCGACCGGCGTCGATATCGTCCTGCACCCGCGCCACCAGCAGCCGTGCTCCCAACCGGGCCGCTGTGCGGTCACGGAAGTCGATCACCTCGTCGAAATTGTGGCCCGTATCGACGTGCAGCAGCGCGAACGGCAGCGCCGCCGGCCAGAACGCCTTGCGCGCCAGCTCCAGCATGACCGCGGAGTCCTTACCGCCGGAGAACAGCAGCACCGGCCGTTCGAAGGTCGCCGCCACCTCTCGGAAGATGTGCACCGATTCGGCCTCGAGGGCCGACAGATGCGACAGCTCGTATCCCGTCCGCATCACATTCGCCTTGTCCGCGCCGATCCTCGTACCGAACCCTTCGCCGGGTTGCGGTGTCGAATATTCGACGCTATTGTTCGATATTGTGACACCGACGATAGGCGGGTGCACCGGCGCCGGTCAAGGCCGTCGTCTGCCATCGCCGATTTCGGCCGTCGTGAATGCCGGCCGGGGCGGCTACAGTGGCCGACGGCACGACCGAGAATCAGGAAAGGCGCCATGTCCGACAGCACCGATGTCGCCGCCGCTCCCGCCGTCTCCGCCGGGTCTCCGCCCACCCATCGCGTGGTGCGAGTGATCGAACTGCTCGCCCGCCGCCCGGCCGAGCACTTCTCACTGGCGCGCATCGTCCGCGAAACCGCGCTGTCCCGGGCGACCGCGCACGCGGTACTGGCCCAGCTGACCGCCGACGGCTGGACGGTGCGCGATCCCGATGGCAACTACGGACTCGGCCTCGGCTTGCTGACCGTGGCCCGGCGCGCCGAGACCGCGTTCCCGTTGCGCCGCCTGGCCACCGACGCGCTACGCGCACTCGCCTCCGACCAGGGATTTCCGGTATTCCTGGCCGAACGCGAGGGTGAGTCCATTCTGATCACCGAGGTGGTCGGCGACCCGTCACTGCCGTGGATCCGCACCGGCCGGCGACTGCCGCTCGCCCCGCCGGTGGCGCGCGAATTCACCGCGTGGGCACCGGCATCCGAACGCGCACGCTGGATCGCCGATGCCGATCCGGCACATCGGCAGCGCTTGGCCCAGGTCCTCGACGCGGTCCGCACCCGCGGCTATTCGGTCGAACGCCTCGCCGACGAATCCGTGCCGATGCTCGAAGCTCTCGCCTCCCTGCGTCATTCCCCCGTCACCGATCCGCTGCGCAACCGGCTCGGCGCGATGATCGCGGACCTGATCACCATCGACTATCTGCCCACCGAGCTCGGCGAGGACAACGCCGTGGTCACCGTCGCCGCCCCGATCTTCACCGCCGGAACCGTCACCGCGGCCATCGTCAGCTGTCCCGACGGCCACCTGTCGGCCACCGCCCTCGCCGGCCTCGGCGACGCCACCCGATCCGCGGCCGACAGGGTGAGCCGGGCGAGATCCGACCACATCGCACCGGAAAGTCCCGAGCGATGACAACTACTCACGCGTCGGCGGCGGCATGCTCCACGAGCCGTCCGGCCAGGGATCGAACCCGTACGCGTAGCTCCGCCGGCTCCTCGATGACGAACGGGCGGTCCAGGGCGGCGAGCAGCGGGGGTATCCAGTCGAGTTGCTCGGCGTGAATCCGGGCGCGCGTCCACTCGTGATCCGCACCGTCGGCGACCTCCAGTATCGCCACGGCGGGCGGGAAGACGGCGCGGACGGCGTCGGGACGGGCCCGGATACGTATCGACACCTCGTACCGATACGGCGCGCGCGCCAAACCGGCCTGCACCCATGCGACCGGATCGAAATCCGTTGGCACGTCGAATCTTCCGGCCACGGCTCGCAGCGCGGTGATCCGATCGATGCGAAAGGTGCGCACCTGACCGCTGGCCGAATCGGCGCCCGTCAGATACCACCGTCCCGAATGCGCGACCACGCCGTAGGGATCGACGACGCGCTCGCTGGGACGACCGTCACCGGATACGTAGGACAGCGCGACCGGGCGGCGGTCCCGGGCCGCCTCGGCCACGGCGAGCAGTAGCTCGGCCTCCGTCGGGCGGGACTCGCGTTCCGGTGCGGTGAAATCGGCGACGGCCAGCAGCGCGTCGAGGCGGCTCCCCAGCGCCTCCGGCAGCACCCGCCGGATTTTCGCCGTCGCGGCCTCGGCGGCCGCGACCGAGGTGGTGATCAGACCGGCCCGCCGGCCCGCCACCATCGCGAGCAGCACCGCCAGCGCTTCCTCGTCGGTGAGCATCAACGGCGGCATCCGATATCCCGGCGCCAGCCGGTAGCCACCGTAGCGACCGCGCACAGCATCGACCGGAATGCCGAGGTCGAGCAGGTGTTCGGCATAGCGCCGGACGGTGCGTTCGTCGACGTCGAGGCGGGTGGCGAGATCGGCGACGGTGCGGGTGCCGCCGCCCTGCAGGAGTTCCAGCAGGGCGAGGACTCGTGCGATCGGTCGGGTCACGCCGAAGTTTCTCATAATACCGGGCGGATTATGTCCGGTATTGCTTCTAGCGTGGGCGTCGGCCGCTCGGTTCCGGGCGGCGCCCAGCCATCGGAAGGACCTCTCGTGCGTTTCGCCTCCGTCCGCATCATCACCGGCGACATCATCCGCCTGGTCGATTTCTACGAGCAGGCCCTCGGCCTCGAACCGCGCTGGCGCGCCGCGCAATTCGCGGAGTTCCCCGGCCCGTCGTGCCTCCTGGCGATCGGCAGCGCCGAGACGATGGCCCTGTTCGGCGCCCCCGCCGCCGTTCCCGGATCGAATCGCACCGCCATCCTGGAATTCCTGGTCGGCGATGTGGACGCCGAGTATCGCCGGTTGTCGGGGCTCGCCACCGCACCCGAGATCGTGCAGCCTCCGGCAACCATGCCGTGGGGCAACCGCTCACTGCTGTTGCGCGACCCCGACGGCAATCTGGTCAACTTCTTCACCCCGCCGGCCGAGCCGGGACGCGCGTGACCCGCCCGGCCGTGCCGTACCGCGCCGGCCTGGGCGGCAGCGACGAGGTTCGATCGTGTGCCGA
The genomic region above belongs to Nocardia spumae and contains:
- a CDS encoding nitroreductase/quinone reductase family protein — protein: MSFRKTPRGTRGKPAMTANPVSRAVMKGMERFHHWRGDRFQGMDLLYLTTVGAKSGARRRVSVARFPDENGWLVVASMAGSRDNPAWYHNIAAHPDQVWAEVGGREFPVRVEQLEGAARDAAWNRICVEQPRFHGYEQKTDRVMPVLKLTPNADQPPGRGQPR
- a CDS encoding MaoC family dehydratase, giving the protein MTDFADLEAFRAAVGTELGTSDWMRIDQERIDLFAEATGDHQWIHVDPDKAAQGPFGGTIAHGFLTLSLLVPLANEATTVSGIRMGINYGLNKVRFITPVPAGGRIRARVRLDSVDDIPGGVQAVRTVTIELEGADKPACVAENIVRYLG
- a CDS encoding acyl-CoA dehydrogenase family protein, translated to MRRTSYGADHEAFRKTLRTFIETEVVPVFDDWYHAGIVPREFYGKLAELGVFGIEVPEEYGGAGIDSFKFQAVVIEEMNRAGVSFGGSSVHVGLCLPYLKKLATPEQKQRWLPGFAAGRIMFAIAMTEPGTGSDLAGMRTTAQLSADGTHYVLNGAKTFITGGVNADRVIVCARTAPPRADDRRFGISLLVVDTTSPGFGIGRKLDKLGLRASDTAELNFTDVRVPVADLLGEENKGFSYLGQNLPQERLSIAVGGYAQAAAAIRFAQEYTEQRTVFGKPVATFQNTKFELAACRAEVDAAQAVVDRGLDALDAGELSAADAASAKLFCTEVAARVIDRCLQLHGGYGFINEYPIARLYADNRVNRIYGGTSEVMKMIIAKDMGL
- the fabG gene encoding 3-oxoacyl-ACP reductase FabG; this encodes MTDQRRVAVVTGAARGIGAATAARLAADGVAVAVADLDEQACRATAESISAAGGVAIPLACDVTDEAAVDTAFDRVAADLGSLDILVNNAGVLRDNLLFKMSAADWDTVMSVHLRGAFLCCRAAQRHMVARRSGAIVNTSSVSALGTRGQANYSAAKMGIQGLTRTLAIELGPFGINVNAVAPGFIVTEMTASTAARVGVTPEELQAKTAAVTPVRRVGLPADIANAVAFLSSEKSSFITGQTIYVDGGRRL
- a CDS encoding TetR/AcrR family transcriptional regulator; amino-acid sequence: MPRPRVPLLSRERIRDAALELIDRDGLPELSMRKLAAELGVQAASLYGHYPTKDDLLDDIAGGIMSGVDASAFDTGDWRTGLIFWARSYRAALVRHPNFVPYLATAPGKSDAALRAADAVHGGLVGAGWPPRQATMIGAATRYVVMGSTVGSFSRGFVDDVQVYRDRYPHLEQAHLLRAKADEIDAESFELALESFVSGLEIRFAAIEERRARRREKSGGA
- a CDS encoding sulfotransferase family protein, which gives rise to MTARTTVGTIEDLHASATKACGLTDFGADDYLEALGVLLDSYRRDADLTELGSKMNRYFLRGALVARALSEASWRANPGYADTAISRPIFVTGLPRTGTTALHRLLAADPQHQALEMWLTELPQPRPPRETWADNPVYRQIDAGFAQHHIDNPEFMGLHYMSAAEVEECWQLLRQTVKSIAYESLAYLPTYSAWLRTQQWTDAYQRHRKNLQLIGLGDDRRWVLKNPSHLFALDALMSVYPDALIIQTHRDPVTIVGSSCSLSEQATKGWSNAFVGETIGRTQLELWTRGLREFTTARARYNPAQFLDIQFDDLRADPFGTVEKIYSTFGLDYTEGARSAMRALDEESRSGDRKPSHRYSLADYGLTEDQVRAEFADI
- a CDS encoding SDR family oxidoreductase codes for the protein MSAGNGLLADKVVVVSGVGPGLGRALCVQAAAAGAKVVLAARTESRLREVADEIEAAGGTSLTVPTDITDDTAVVTLVERTVETFGRVDALINNAFAMPSMKSLERTDFQQISDSLDLTVLGTLRATQAFTDELAKTRGAVVMINSSVLRHSEPRYGSYKVAKSALLAMSQTLATELGAKGIRVNSVAPGYIWADQLKWYFGEVAEKYEITVDQVYQQTASRSDLKRLPEPDEIARAVVFLASDWASAITGQTLDVNCGEYHR
- the cysC gene encoding adenylyl-sulfate kinase; amino-acid sequence: MSRNLLRLATAGSVDDGKSTLIGRLLYDSKNLFSDQLAAIERASAQRGDGATDLALVTDGLRAEREQGITIDVAYRYFTTPRRKFIIADTPGHVQYTRNMVTGASNADLALILVDARKGVVEQTRRHAFLASLLGVPHLVVCVNKMDLVDWSAERFDEIRSEFADFAAKLNVGDLSFVPVSALHGDNVVTDSEHTPWYPGPPLLRHLEQVHIASDRNLIDARLPVQYVIRPHTADAAHRSYAGTVAGGIFKPGDEVVVLPSGKSAQVARIWGPGGVKVDEAFTGMAVSVELDDEVDVGRGDMLARPGNRPHIATEVDAMVCWFSEDTALRPDARYTIRTAAQTTRVQVHDLGYRLDVNTLHRVTDADGLALNDIGRLTLRSQRPLMVDSYRDNRRTGSFILIDEATDQTVAAGMILARDTGPEAAPGTSAAPAVVREDVVWHSSSVGRGERPHAGATVWLTGLSGSGKSTIAVELERQLVAAGRPAYRLDGDNLRHGLNADLGFTDDDRRENIRRVAQVASLFADAGLIAIVSVISPFADQREQARGVHAASGLDFHEIFVDTPLEVCESRDPKGLYAKARAGQLPEFTGIDSPYERPAEAELVITPDHGTPTEIAALIRRELRL
- the cysD gene encoding sulfate adenylyltransferase subunit CysD, encoding MRTGYELSHLSALEAESVHIFREVAATFERPVLLFSGGKDSAVMLELARKAFWPAALPFALLHVDTGHNFDEVIDFRDRTAARLGARLLVARVQDDIDAGRVVERAGESRNRLQTTTLLRGIAEHRFDAVFGGARRDEEKARAKERVFSFRDEFGAWEPRAQRPEVWNLYNGKHRAGQHIRVFPLSNWTELDIWEYIDREAVELPPLYYAHRRPVFRRDGMLLAANPFLTPGAGEPVFDATVRFRTVGDATCTGCIESQADNPAAVIAETAVTRLTERGATRADDRISESGMEDRKREGYF